The following is a genomic window from Gigantopelta aegis isolate Gae_Host chromosome 5, Gae_host_genome, whole genome shotgun sequence.
atgatacgtgaccccccattttcttgcagctagattagatgtgaggtgccacactttctattgctgtacttcctgggtgtgttgaaacgctgcttatattagttttattagtaaacgttaacattatcggcaataggaattgatttggtctaatggaacctatactATGGAACGAAAAGAccatggtacgaagtgactagcaaccaTTACGAATATAACAATACTAGTAAGCTAGCGCGACAATATAAATAGCTAATgcgtacatataaaaataattgtttaataatactcACCACATACTGGATGGTTGCTTTGAGTTTATCATCGCAGAATACAACAAAATAGGCCTATGCCAACAAACTCCATTCATGAgcatgcagaaaaaaaaaatttagtcACCTCAAAGGAAACGGATATAGATACCCTATAATCTGACCCACTATTCGGGTCATTATTAGAAATGCGGACcactatctttttttttcattatttatcacCATTGGCATGTGCGTTTTCAGTTACTTGCtaattcatttattctttctttctttcattcatttgtagttatttacgtgcttatatccaaatgaaaaccggcctcggtggcatcgtggttaggccatcggtctacaggctggtaggtactgggttcggatcccagtcgaggcatgggatttttaatccagataccgactccaaaccctgagtgagtgctccgcaaggctcagtgggtaggtgtaaaccacttgcaccgaccagtgatccataactggttcaacaaaggccatggtttgtgctaccctgcctgttggaagcgcaaataaaagatcccttgctgcctgtcgtaaaagagtagcctatgtggcgacagcgggtttcctctaaaaaaaacacagtgtcagaatgaccatatgtttgacgtccaatagccgatgataagataaaaaatcaatgtgctctaatggtgtcgttaaataaaacaatctttataTCCAAATTATGTCCAATCACACTGTCCAGGGCACACGCCTCCATTCTctggacagtaggttagtggctagttgttaggccaaataaaaaaagagttggtgatcgtccccgCCCGTATCTGAAAAATGCGCCCGCccctaaatttattttattttttattttgttaaaaacttaAAAATGCGTCGACatagcagcaattcaactttcgtaagcaccgttaacgggttaaaccatcaccaggtccatctggcggccagtgaagcaactaaaacatacaggcgCATGCGCTGTTGGCTGCTACTCCCGCAAACAAAATGGTCTCcagggttttataaagttttttcacagaaagaaaaaaaatcccccctccccccatccaCCCTGATTTGTGTGTCAaaaggacgatcaccaactctccttttttttatttggccttatCGTGTAGTCGGTTAGAGAGGTCGGTGTAGTGGACTttgcctacccattgagtcgttatctcgctctgggtgggagccggtacagagaccggggcgtagcgtgatctggacctgggaggggtgggggtgggggggtggggggtgttcgaatatgaaccaagtggacctttttctattttgtttttgcaccaccagaaacaccatatgtataaacctgtatcttttagttctgaaagcggaccatttgcctACGCCCCTCAGAGAggtgaacctagtacctaccagccttatgtcctatggcttaatcacgacaccaccgaggccggattGCTAATTGCATGAATCGTCTTATTagcacaatctaattaaaattagctccactattacatgtggatctaacaccagccagttggagctcatgtccaccaatcaaaaccttacttgcagaattctgccagtgatttaaaaataatttgaaaacattccgaattatcctgagggtatacgacatgtttcgtgtgaattacgaatgccttaaaacatgttttattttataaaataaataatttgtaatgtaaaactgaagactgatttagttgggggttttttataaataaataaatattttttaatgtataattgaagactgataacccaccccgtacgtattggtatggttcgctgtactgcggccactaaaatagactcgcccgatatttttagaatttgtatgctcccaaataacgttataaaaggcgaagtgtgattggtcaatatttaaattattatttacagacgaaatgttatcTGGACATTgaggactacgcagtgttgttagcaattcgattaaaattagttctactggtctaaataaggcattcgtaattcacatgaaacatgtcgtatatcctcaggataattcggaatgttttcaaattattttcaaatcacttgcatgattctgcaagtaaggttttgattggtggacatgagctccaactggctggtgttagatccacatgtaatagtggagctaattgtaATTAGATTGTTATTAGCAGTACCTCTTGAAGCTGTGTGGTTGAAACTGGATATGTTAAcgattacacatttatttaaaggaatgcttaagcaagtcttttggactggtatgcatattcaacgatataatGCACAcaattgcttaatatcaacaagtatattattatatttaattaataaaacggttaaatgtgacggctattatatataataggtaCAGCCATTTTGTcccattccagtgaatacgccctctggtgagctaatggttacgtaatacttaacgcgtaacgtcaggaatgagtcttagaactagacaaacaaatctacctggtttttgcgggatgataaaatagtcatgcattgcagtgttctgtaatagtatacatctcagtacgccagcaataaatatatattatttttcaacacaaaataaaccaccaatgtctaagtggctacacaacaagttgaaataattatacctttgttttgtccatgcattaacctatgtactgatatatagatagatagatagataactagtttaatgtACTcttataccactagggttttgaacacgcccatccagagtccgacctccaatTAGATCGGTGGCCCGATTcgggatcggggggggggggggggggtagatttGAAAATGGGCAATTTAGAATtaactgctcggtcgaatatttatataacttcgagcattttagaaggacagttcaaaaataaataagagaaagaagagaggatcggactatttaataatattaaaaaaagaaagtaatttcaacataaagtaaaagtttaaagtccgatgtatattagacgttgaaggtgtagtgctgtgctgaaatacagatcttgagaagccggatccgtctgaacgataGAGTATCAgacagtcgtcatgggttggtatagtggtgcggatgggcccgactccggaggatacgagatggtatcaatataaaacaaagtaaagtttagAAAATAGTAGAGGGGCCggccccgcttcctatttcttcttagagtggggcggtcaatcttccagtgctgctaggacaggctcggacaagttgagactaaacgcgaacaaccgtggcgttctgtagaatggccgtcatacgagtcacagTAAAACAAATCGACAcagtcagccggagaaatgacgtggaggcaaagaatctcgctaaaaaagaatccaacctggtggtgcaggctgtcgaaatgaAAAGCGTTCCAGCAGTTCCagtggccgcatacatcccagtagaaaattcccatttcgctgacaaaaacaaaacaaaatgaaggattcccaagtcgagcacacgaaagcacgtacAGTATGCACAAGCCAAActaacacgtcttaccgcgtcgagctccatgtcatgtcatgtcatgtcatagggttttacgtgcacattcagaacaagctgttgtagcgcacgcctgtcgtgggcacaagagccggccttggccggcccctcggtccatgacaggaaaggtgggggggggggaggggagaggagggaccgcctgcactggcaggtgccaGGGAGCACCAgaagcccgatcaaatcggtagcaggcgggtgggggtggtgggggtgctGTGGAATTTGAATgaagcagttaaatgccaaagagaaaaggatgcgcaattttgatcgagggaatttggcgcaatttttaacggtcggtcgaaaggtaaatggccgagctaatataggttttgatattagtgaatcgagagtagttcgttaattttagacctctacgatgctgtggtgtcgagctccagactgggaatgcctATGTACTGATATGATACACGAAGTGCTTTCTTAGATAATTGGTCCATTGCTATTTGCCcccacctgtgattcctgattgacaggtgtgtatttgattggtaaccagacgtgacaattaattgacgctgtctagacacaaatacataccggtattgtgtaatattacctgtcgcccctaaaatggtaatgggcatgatttattactgtcaatagttctgtaaaactattgattaagtagactttctcaTCTAAAAttacagaactgaccaattacgtcgtcccaaagaaaagaaaattatcactttggaatcgtgggttgtcgttttttctccaacgtagcatatcaatatgCTTAACAGTGtatatttttcctttggattatttaacagagaaaaatactataaccccatttcgttccgtGAAtgcaatttgaaatatatttagttaaattgtttattatattatcacgtcatttatgttgttttacaagtcagattGATCAAAGAAAAGCGCCTTGCCGCAAATTACTGCCTTTGTTTACAcagtgcatacaggagttggtcaggagctgacgccACTTCGCCCCAAACTAGAGGACCGGACGCATcgacaagaaaagaaaatggctacCCCAAGTTACAGGAATAATcaggttttggttttttattaacactaaaattacgcatttttccatttgttaaagtgtcagtatgtgttggtggtccgggtatgtatctttccaacacataattaaggctcatgttttagtTCACTCTACCTTTAATGTACGACCAATACCAATATAAGACTAGAACTGTAACAGTATTATGTCTTCTTCAACTACGAAGCAAAAAAAAAgcgctatttaaaaaaaaaaaacccaaaaacaaacccatacacacacaataatcctatttttattatttatatttaaaaattaggcTGAACTGGTTTAAATCGCTAGTTGCGTGTTTAAATCAATTCTAGTGTAGGTGGAGGTCGGCAGAATACCCCCTCGGGCAATTTGAAAAAGtggtgttttgtcacatttaaTTCAATGCGTTTCTTTTTCGACTGGTACCGTGCAAGCTGTGTTGTATTTTGGTATTTACAATGAACAGCTGAGCGAACTAATCAAACAATTACAATCGGAAATGtaatcattaataatattaataacagaagATAAaccttctgggtttttttggaaTAGGCCTATTTTAAGCGTTTCTAATATGTACCGACGCAACATGCTGCTTCTATCATATTTGTGTGGCTTTTTACTGGTATGAATCGACTTATGGTACAAGGGCTTATTAACAGTACGAGTCCGCACATTTTTTTCTCAAGAtggaaatgtttaaaacatgctGTCCACATCGCACATTTGAAACACGTAACATCAGCCCCATCAACACAATGTTTAAAGCTTGACAGTTCGGTATACATTTGCCATATTCCAGAGATGAAACTTTCCTCTCAACTgggcaagacaagacaagacaagactagAAAAGACAAGGAAATACAAAACTTTCATTCTCCAAAACCTGCATTTAATACAGTACACAGAAAACacatatatgtttaacattaattaatagaatGTGGGGCGggattcagctcagtcggtcgagtgctcgcttgaggtgcttgcgtcgcaggatcgaaccacctcggtggatccattcagaagattgttttggggtgtttttgttctcgttccaaccagtgcatcacaactagacaaaggctgtagtatgtgctttcctgtctgtggtaaagtgcatataaaagatcccttgctacattagaaaaaatgtagcgggtttcctctgatgactgcgagtcaaaattagcaaatgtttgatatctaatagctgatgattaattaatcaatgtgctgcagtggtgtcgttaaataaagaatactaatacaaaataacaataatagaaGTTTTCTGTAATGGcactggaaataaaatattaatataatataattatggaaAATTCTATTAGCCAGTCAACGACTTTACAAATCTGGTAGGCAGGAGATTTTGGTCGCCGGAAGTCTGAAACACTGTATAAAAGCAATTAAACaacttaacatttaaaatattgctcACCAGTGTGCTCTaacatggtttttgtttgttttatttgtttaatgcaaCTATTTTCCGATAAACGTGAGTAGTTGTGGTagctttttcatttatttaatttttggtggGGAAAAgagttgtttttgggtttttaaatttatttttatatattttttatttgtttgtatatttcaCACTGAAAGGTTCCTCGCCAGTATGAACCAATATATGTTGTTTCAAGCTGGAActctgtgtaaaacattttgtgcacacttcacatttcaAACGTGTTTCACCATTATGAATTAACGTGTGTTGTTTGTAGCTGGAACtctgcataaaacattttgtgcacacttcacatttgaaaggtttctcaccagtatgaatcatCATATGTCGTTTTAATGTGGAActtgttataaaacattttttacataCTTTACATTTGATCGAGTTCTTATCAGTGTGAAACAACATATGGACTTTCAAATAGGAACTACTCCTTAAAAATTTGTTGCATACTTCACATTAGAACGATTTCTGGCCAGTGTGAATCAACGTATGTTTTCGTAAGTTGAAACTTTGTGTAAAATATGGTGTGCATACTTCACATTTCAACGGTTTCTgcccagtatgaatcaacatatgctgtTTCAAGATACAACCCTATGTAAAACATTGTGTACATACTTCACATACAAAACCTTTTTCACACTATGAATTACCATATGGTGTTTCAAGTGGCAACTCtgtctaaaacatttttgacataatttacatttaaacGGGTACTCGCGAGTATGGATCAACATATGTGTTTTCAAGCCGGATctctgtgtaaaacattttgtgcacacttcacatttaaaAGGTTTCTCGCCAGTATGAATCACCATATGCTGTTTCAAGCCGCAActctgtgtaaaacattttgtgcacacttcacatttgaaaggtttctcgcCAGTATGAAACAACATATGCTTTTTCAAATAGTTACTGCTTTTAATTATCTTTGTGCACACATCacattttaaaggttttttgtcAGTGTGAGAAGACATATGTCGTTTCAAAAGGGTGGTAGTTATAAACCTCTCTCCACACAGCTCACATTTGAAAAGTTTCTCGCCAGTATGATTCAACATATGTCGTTTCAAGTAATACCACGAAGCAAAACCTTTGGAACACACTACACATCTGAAAATGGTTCCTTTCATGTGGATGATTTGCATGTGTGTTTTAATGTAACTCTTGGATGAGAAATCCTTCAAACACATTCCACACCTGTAATGTCTTTCACCCATGTGGATCAGCATGTGTTTTTGAATGCTACTCTTGGTGTAAAAATCCTTCAAGCACATTCCACATCTGAAAGGTCTTTCACCAGTGTGAACACGCATGTGTACTTCTAGATGAGACTTGTAGTTATACCTCTTCGAGCAGACTTCACATGGGAAACGTGATTTATCACTGAATGACATGTTGGTGTTCAGAGGCAGATCTTCAAttcacgggttttttttccaaACGTTTCCACTTTGGGCTCAGTAAACATCAGAGTGTAGTGTTTCCTGTAGAGAACTTCTTTCAAATCGGAATGTAATAAATGTCTGGCGTTCCTACACAACTGTGCGACATGTTGCTGTCCAGTGGCAGATCTTCATACGTATGTCTCCACTTTAGGCTCAGTAAGGATACAGCTTGTTCTGAAATAGAAAACAGAAAACATGAATCAATAATAGtcatttccctagaaatttggcaaggcatggtaaaccaaacacttttggggcattttcaccattttcggggcactcgtttttcattaaaaatacacaaaaaataattgaaataaacattagtgtaatttatgtgcttgctttaataaatgaatggcaaaagatataaaaggcatattttattaattaataataccttttttggtgttttataaaggcaattttagaattaattagtgaaaaaggcttgtttaatctcagggcagcatgctagggaaaatactaaataaaaacagaagCCATGATGGGCACACTGGCGTTGGTGACACAGTTTTCACGTCAATCAACTTCAGTCTGACAGGTGCATATTGGCGTTGGTGACACATTTTTCACGTCATTCACGTTCACTCTGACAGGTGCACATTGGCGTTAGTGACACAGTTTTCACTTCAGTCAACTTTAGTCTGGCAGGTGCATACTGGCGTTGGTGGCAGGTTTTACGCCAATCAACTTCAGTCTGACAGCGGGACACTGGCTCCAGTCTGCACCGACGGTGAAGCCAGTGTTGAGCCGGACACCCGAAAGACAACCGTAAAGCCAGCTATGTGCTGAGTGTGCAGTAATATTGGCAGCCAGCACGGACGACGAATGGCGACTAGCGCTTGAAAAACTGTCCACCAAGTACCAAGGATGATAATTGTccccagcacccccccccccccccccccccccccccccccccccccccccactaaacTAGTCTTATATCAGCCGTGTTTAAAATGGGACGACAAAACTGCCGTTGTTGCTGTCTATTcatctggcctcagattacagttatcttcccatttggttgtccaaaatccggaagtttcgccgcgcaagtagtctgctgtttgactgtgattatttcatggcagacagctatgaagtggcaactgtttgactgaagtgacaggggatagcatgtagtttgtaaacatgtgtaacttgttgacattgaagacttgtttgtggtaattccggcccatgcaaaagtagtgctttttgtgtaaaatgggtgtactccggcctggtttagagggtgtgtctgtttaaaccaatatgctgggagaaagagctggacaacaggggttgtccttttcagggtatgtgtcccccatgcaggcaaaggtacatacaaaacttcacgggcctgctgatattaataaaaatgttatagccactaaggctatatagaaacatatagcgaaattaattgtggtctgaggcctgatctCAGAATCTGTATTAAATGTCTGATATTGCATTCTACTCAGTCCGAATCAGTGTTTCATTTCGGTTATCGGTATACAAGTATAGCCGGAAAGTAAATATCAGTTTGTgtgtaaaattacaaaaacacaaatgcaTTCATATCATCATAACATTTTCATCATACTCACCTGATAGTGAatctttgtttcttgtttacaatCGCACAATACAGCAAATTATACCAATAAACTAAATCCAccaacagaaaaataaatccaTCTCAAATCAAATAAAACGGAAATAGACACACGATTTTGACCCTCTGTTCGGACCATACACCGTGCGGACCGCTATTATCAAGGGAGGGGGGCAGgatatatacccccccccccccccccccccccggtggcAGAACATATTTACTCAATCCTATTCAGGCAAAATCAattggctttaaaaaaaagaaagaaaaaagagaagaaaaaaaaggtatttaTCATTCTGTGActcaacaaactttaattttgtgtttgtcagcagttttgtttaacgacaccactagagcacattgaattattaatcatcgcaacgtctattggatatcaaacgtttgataattttgacgtgtagtcttagacagaaaactcgctgcatttttttattttttttatttttattattatttttttttttattcaggtcaccggcctcggtggcgtcgtggttaggccatcggtctacaggctggtaggtactgggttcggatcccagtcgaggcataggatttttaatccagataccgactccaaaccctgaatgggtgctccgcaaggctcaatgggtaggtgtaaaccacttgcaccgaccagtgatccataactggttcaacaaaggccatggtcgaGGTGATAACACCTTAGTACTTCCATATccattcacaggaatgtaaaaagtcggaatatgaaaaatgttttcGCCTTGAGCGCCTGTATAGTTTTGGAaatttagtaggccgagagtagctcattAAGGGGACCTAAATGGCGTTGAAATGTCTCCCTAGGTTACCCATAAAAGGGCCTGAACTGTTCAGCTCGTgacatgacaacccaggggagactcgctAGCAATTGTGTATGAATAAGGAGCAGGCCGGTTGTTCCTGATGTTGTCCTCCTTCCTTTGTCCGTTTGTCCTCCCCTTCCATCTTTCCCATCTGGTGTTGCTttcctcttccatctctcctATCTGATGTTATTCATTATGTACACCAGCAGAAAGTAGCTTTTAGTTGGGGGTTGGTTGGAGGAGGCGGTTTTCTTTTGTCCGACCCCCTCCTGGCACAAGCAATTGTGAACTCGGAGTCGGTTTTCTTTTGTCCGACCCCCTCCTGGTGCaagcaattgtgtactcgggaGTCGGTCTTGTTTTGCCCGACTCCTTATAAGTAC
Proteins encoded in this region:
- the LOC121373626 gene encoding gastrula zinc finger protein XlCGF71.1-like, whose amino-acid sequence is MSFSDKSRFPCEVCSKRYNYKSHLEVHMRVHTGERPFRCGMCLKDFYTKSSIQKHMLIHMGERHYRCGMCLKDFSSKSYIKTHMQIIHMKGTIFRCVVCSKGFASWYYLKRHMLNHTGEKLFKCELCGERFITTTLLKRHMSSHTDKKPLKCDVCTKIIKSSNYLKKHMLFHTGEKPFKCEVCTKCFTQSCGLKQHMVIHTGEKPFKCEVCTKCFTQRSGLKTHMLIHTREYPFKCKLCQKCFRQSCHLKHHMVIHSVKKVLYVKYVHNVLHRVVS